The following proteins are co-located in the Pseudomonas antarctica genome:
- a CDS encoding undecaprenyl-diphosphate phosphatase, producing the protein MDFWTAIQALILGVVEGLTEFLPISSTGHQIIVADLIGFGGERFEAFNIIIQLGAILAVVWEFRRKILDVVIGLPTQRNAQRFTVNLIIAVLPAVVLGVIFADLIKHYLFNPITVATALVVGGVIMLWAERRQHAVHAETVDEITWKDALKVGVAQCLAMIPGTSRSGATIIGGLLFGLSRKTATEFSFFLAMPTMVGAAVYSGYKYRHLFQPDDLPVFAIGFVTSFIFAMIAVKALLKFIASHSYAAFAWYRIAFGLVILATWQFGWIDWTAVKP; encoded by the coding sequence ATGGACTTTTGGACCGCCATACAGGCACTGATTCTTGGCGTTGTGGAGGGGCTGACTGAGTTCCTGCCGATTTCCAGCACCGGGCACCAGATCATCGTTGCCGACTTGATCGGCTTCGGCGGCGAACGTTTTGAAGCGTTCAACATCATCATCCAGTTGGGCGCGATCCTGGCTGTGGTGTGGGAGTTTCGGCGCAAGATCCTCGACGTGGTGATCGGCTTGCCGACCCAGCGCAACGCGCAGCGCTTCACCGTCAACCTGATCATCGCGGTACTGCCGGCCGTGGTCTTGGGGGTGATTTTTGCCGACCTGATCAAGCACTACCTGTTCAACCCGATCACCGTGGCCACCGCCCTGGTGGTGGGTGGCGTGATCATGTTGTGGGCCGAGCGCCGCCAACATGCGGTCCACGCTGAAACAGTGGACGAAATCACCTGGAAAGACGCACTCAAAGTCGGCGTTGCTCAATGCCTGGCGATGATTCCGGGCACCTCGCGCTCCGGCGCCACCATCATTGGCGGCTTGCTGTTCGGTCTGTCGCGCAAAACCGCTACCGAATTCTCGTTCTTCCTGGCCATGCCAACCATGGTCGGTGCGGCGGTGTACTCGGGCTACAAGTACCGTCATCTGTTCCAGCCCGATGATTTGCCGGTGTTTGCCATCGGTTTTGTCACTTCATTCATCTTCGCGATGATTGCGGTCAAGGCCTTGCTCAAGTTTATTGCCAGCCACAGCTATGCGGCCTTTGCCTGGTATCGGATCGCGTTCGGCCTGGTGATCCTGGCGACCTGGCAGTTTGGCTGGATCGACTGGACGGCGGTCAAGCCATGA
- the pnuC gene encoding nicotinamide riboside transporter PnuC has translation MSGLELFAAALGVIAVWLTVKQNPWCWPIGLVMVLLYTWVFFDVKLYSDMLLQVVYAALQLYGWWQWTRAGDVKQGRQVSSLGWPSIMTSLAVGAVFSLLLGAAMAHWTDAAQPWLDAALTGFSLVAQMWMAQKRVQCWPLWIAVDVIFVGLFLYKGLYLTAALYALFTVIAVQGWREWRADPALHA, from the coding sequence ATGTCCGGGCTTGAACTGTTCGCCGCCGCCCTGGGGGTGATCGCTGTCTGGTTGACGGTCAAACAGAACCCCTGGTGCTGGCCCATCGGGCTGGTGATGGTGCTGCTTTACACCTGGGTGTTCTTCGACGTGAAACTCTATTCCGACATGCTGCTGCAGGTGGTCTACGCCGCCCTGCAACTCTACGGCTGGTGGCAATGGACCCGCGCCGGTGACGTCAAGCAAGGCCGCCAGGTCAGCAGCCTCGGCTGGCCTTCGATCATGACCAGCCTGGCCGTCGGCGCAGTCTTCAGCCTGCTGCTCGGCGCCGCCATGGCCCACTGGACCGATGCCGCCCAACCCTGGCTTGACGCCGCCCTCACCGGCTTCAGCCTGGTGGCACAAATGTGGATGGCGCAAAAACGCGTGCAATGCTGGCCGCTGTGGATTGCGGTGGACGTGATCTTCGTCGGGCTGTTCCTCTATAAAGGCCTGTACCTGACGGCCGCGCTTTACGCGCTGTTCACCGTGATTGCCGTGCAAGGCTGGCGTGAATGGCGCGCCGACCCGGCGTTGCACGCATGA
- a CDS encoding DUF1294 domain-containing protein, translated as MNIQHPRLKSLIFVLLCAAPLIGAALVWYRGETVIPLAAYGVVSVVAFFLYWGDKRKAQSEGPRVRENILHAVELAGGWPGALIAQQVFRHKTRKVSYQVLFWVIVLLHEVFWLDQLFLGGTLLAVL; from the coding sequence ATGAACATTCAGCACCCGCGCCTGAAGTCGCTGATCTTTGTGTTGTTGTGCGCCGCGCCGCTGATTGGGGCGGCGTTGGTGTGGTATCGCGGCGAGACGGTGATTCCGCTGGCTGCCTACGGCGTCGTCAGTGTGGTGGCGTTTTTTCTGTACTGGGGTGACAAGCGCAAGGCGCAATCGGAGGGCCCGCGCGTTCGGGAAAATATCCTGCATGCCGTGGAGCTCGCGGGCGGATGGCCGGGGGCGCTGATTGCCCAGCAGGTGTTTCGCCACAAAACGCGCAAGGTGTCTTACCAGGTGCTGTTCTGGGTGATTGTGTTGCTGCACGAGGTGTTCTGGCTCGATCAGCTATTCCTGGGCGGCACGTTGCTGGCGGTTTTATAG
- a CDS encoding TetR family transcriptional regulator, whose amino-acid sequence MVIKKTGIRAQQADQTRARILQAAVQVFTRDGYSGGRVDTISKAADSNDRMLYYYFGSKEHLFVCVLEHIYEQFNKAESKLKLNPDAPVQALRDLVAFIWNYYVKHPEFVAILSIENLHQGKHAQQSGEMRRLSGEAVGVLRPIIEAGQAQGVFRLDIDLKHVYLMIASLCYFYNSNRHTLSSFLGEDLSAKGPQQDWLGFISDLVVRGVTPTSL is encoded by the coding sequence ATGGTGATCAAGAAGACCGGTATTCGCGCCCAACAGGCCGACCAGACACGTGCGCGCATTCTGCAGGCGGCGGTCCAGGTGTTCACCCGCGACGGCTATTCCGGTGGGCGCGTCGATACCATCTCCAAGGCGGCCGACTCCAACGACCGTATGCTTTATTACTATTTCGGCAGCAAGGAACACCTGTTTGTCTGCGTGCTGGAGCACATCTACGAGCAGTTCAATAAAGCCGAAAGCAAACTCAAGCTGAACCCGGATGCGCCGGTGCAGGCGCTGCGCGACTTGGTGGCGTTTATCTGGAATTACTACGTCAAACACCCCGAGTTCGTGGCGATCCTGAGCATCGAGAATTTGCACCAGGGCAAGCATGCCCAGCAGTCCGGCGAGATGCGCCGGCTGTCGGGAGAAGCCGTCGGCGTATTGCGGCCGATCATAGAAGCCGGTCAAGCCCAAGGTGTGTTCCGCCTGGACATCGACCTTAAGCACGTGTACTTGATGATCGCCTCGCTGTGCTACTTCTATAACTCCAATCGCCACACCCTCAGTTCCTTCCTCGGTGAAGACCTGTCGGCTAAAGGGCCGCAGCAGGATTGGCTGGGGTTTATCAGTGATTTGGTAGTGCGTGGGGTCACGCCGACCTCGCTGTAG
- a CDS encoding MmcQ/YjbR family DNA-binding protein produces MKMTEEQVATFCLSLPGAREDYKWGGVRVFSIAGNKMFAVQHLRGDSLAFKVDKELFLGHVDRPGIHPAPYLARAQWIIMNTPYPLNAEELRGLLQRSHQLVVSKLPKRTQVGLKLE; encoded by the coding sequence ATGAAAATGACCGAAGAACAAGTCGCCACCTTCTGCCTGAGCCTGCCCGGCGCACGGGAAGACTACAAATGGGGCGGCGTGCGGGTGTTTTCCATCGCCGGCAACAAGATGTTCGCCGTGCAGCACCTGCGGGGCGATTCATTGGCGTTCAAGGTCGACAAAGAACTGTTCCTGGGCCATGTGGACCGCCCCGGCATCCACCCGGCGCCGTACCTGGCACGGGCGCAATGGATCATCATGAACACGCCCTACCCGCTGAACGCCGAGGAACTGCGTGGCCTGTTGCAGCGCTCACACCAGTTAGTGGTGAGCAAGCTGCCCAAGCGCACGCAAGTGGGACTCAAGCTGGAGTGA
- a CDS encoding methyl-accepting chemotaxis protein — protein MNSLRSMSISRRLWLILIVAVLMLLTLGLLMLKQIHGDLYQAKSQQTQHVVQTASGVLAYYQNLEKTGVLTREAAQKQALSAVRGLRYDHDDYFWINDLTPVMIMHAANPKLDGQNLSAIRDPDGFAVFNEFVSLAKAKGAGIVNYRWPKPGAEAPVEKTSYIQLFEPWGWIIGSGVYVDDVQAEFKGQVWKTSLIGLVIALMMAVLVTLIARSIVQPLQTAVNAMANIASGESDLTRSLDTHGRDEVTQLSQHFNSFTAKLRQVVSQLQVCANALGQSSTELGTNAQQAHDRSQQQSQQMELVATAINEVTYGVQDVAKNAEHAASEMRDAQAQAQQGQVNIDGSLQQIDQLSGTISQAVEVIRTLSSESTQIGGVLEVIRSIADQTNLLALNAAIEAARAGEQGRGFAVVADEVRLLAQRTQKSTAEIQAMIERLQGHSEAAVKVISDSHSASQLTIAQAGQAGASLTAIGQALHNLNGLNASIASATLQQAHVVEDINQNVTQAAGLSHSTALAAEQSSVASAHLRELSEQLNGLLRQFKV, from the coding sequence ATGAACAGTTTGCGCAGCATGTCGATCAGCCGCCGTCTTTGGCTGATCCTGATAGTCGCCGTGTTGATGCTGCTGACCCTCGGGTTGCTGATGCTCAAACAGATCCATGGTGACCTCTACCAAGCCAAAAGCCAGCAGACACAACACGTGGTGCAGACGGCCAGCGGTGTATTGGCTTATTACCAGAACCTCGAGAAAACCGGCGTATTGACCCGCGAAGCGGCGCAAAAGCAGGCTCTGAGCGCGGTGCGCGGCCTGCGCTACGACCACGACGATTATTTCTGGATCAACGACCTGACGCCCGTGATGATCATGCACGCGGCCAACCCCAAGCTGGATGGCCAGAACCTCTCGGCCATCCGCGACCCGGACGGTTTTGCGGTGTTCAACGAGTTCGTGAGCCTGGCCAAGGCCAAGGGCGCCGGCATCGTTAACTACCGCTGGCCGAAACCGGGTGCTGAAGCGCCGGTGGAAAAGACCTCCTATATCCAGCTGTTCGAACCCTGGGGCTGGATTATCGGCTCCGGCGTCTACGTGGATGATGTGCAGGCCGAATTCAAAGGCCAGGTGTGGAAAACCTCGCTGATCGGCCTGGTCATTGCACTGATGATGGCGGTGCTGGTCACGTTGATTGCCCGCAGTATCGTGCAGCCGTTGCAGACGGCCGTGAACGCGATGGCCAATATTGCCAGTGGCGAAAGCGACCTGACCCGCAGTCTCGACACCCACGGGCGCGATGAAGTCACCCAGCTTTCGCAGCACTTCAACAGCTTTACGGCAAAGTTGCGCCAGGTGGTCAGCCAGCTGCAGGTGTGCGCCAACGCCCTGGGGCAGTCCTCCACGGAGTTGGGCACCAACGCCCAGCAGGCCCATGACCGCAGCCAGCAACAATCGCAACAGATGGAGCTGGTGGCGACGGCGATCAATGAAGTGACGTACGGCGTGCAGGACGTGGCGAAAAACGCCGAGCACGCCGCCAGCGAAATGCGTGATGCCCAGGCCCAGGCGCAGCAGGGCCAAGTGAATATCGACGGCAGCTTGCAGCAGATCGACCAGCTCTCCGGCACCATCAGCCAGGCCGTGGAGGTGATTCGCACGCTGTCCAGTGAAAGCACGCAGATCGGCGGCGTGCTCGAAGTGATTCGCTCCATCGCCGACCAGACCAACCTGTTGGCCCTCAACGCCGCCATCGAAGCCGCACGCGCCGGTGAGCAAGGCCGTGGGTTTGCCGTGGTGGCCGATGAAGTGCGGCTGTTGGCCCAGCGCACGCAAAAATCCACCGCAGAGATCCAGGCGATGATCGAGCGCCTGCAAGGTCACTCGGAAGCGGCCGTCAAGGTGATCAGCGACAGCCATAGCGCCTCGCAACTCACCATCGCGCAAGCCGGCCAGGCCGGTGCCAGCCTGACTGCCATCGGCCAGGCGTTACATAACCTCAATGGCTTGAACGCCTCGATTGCCAGCGCGACCTTGCAACAGGCGCATGTGGTGGAAGACATCAACCAGAACGTCACCCAGGCAGCCGGTTTGTCTCACAGCACAGCGCTGGCGGCGGAACAATCCAGCGTGGCGAGCGCACATCTGCGCGAGTTGAGTGAACAGCTCAATGGGCTGCTGCGCCAATTCAAGGTCTAG
- a CDS encoding amidase, with amino-acid sequence MSLSDSLLRHSATKLGALIQQRKLSSTAIVSAYLARIEALNPSVNALVQVCAEAALASAWAADHAVANGEYWGALHGVPFTVKDVIDTRGVVSAVGLTERAHYLPEQDAVVVTRMKAAGGILLGKSNCPPGGGGGVTHNPVYGATRNPHALAYSPGGSSGGEAAAIAAGLSPLGLGSDSGGSLRVPAHFCGVCTLKPTSGRVPNTGVFDHPGGLSDYRSQIGPMARHVEDLALVLQVIAGEDGRDAGVIPMPLRGMQTQTLKGLRVAWYSDGGIESVDAITQETLQVVAALLERAGALIRPAFPSALSNARDITERYWAMSKGTGAQSIQLLSDWDQFRTAMLGFMADYDLILCPVDAAPATRLGETRPGLFSHTLPYSLAGWPCVVVRGGTDHAGLPVGVQIVARPWHEHLALAAAAAIERALPFPL; translated from the coding sequence ATGTCTTTATCGGATTCATTGCTACGCCATTCTGCTACCAAACTTGGCGCATTGATTCAACAGCGCAAGCTCTCATCTACCGCCATTGTCTCCGCCTACCTCGCACGTATCGAGGCGCTCAACCCTTCGGTTAACGCCTTGGTTCAAGTGTGTGCCGAGGCGGCGCTGGCCAGTGCGTGGGCGGCGGATCATGCAGTCGCCAACGGTGAGTATTGGGGCGCGTTACACGGCGTTCCCTTTACGGTCAAAGATGTTATCGACACGCGCGGCGTGGTGTCGGCGGTGGGTTTGACTGAGCGGGCTCACTACCTGCCGGAACAGGACGCCGTGGTGGTGACGCGCATGAAAGCCGCCGGCGGCATTTTGCTTGGCAAAAGCAACTGCCCGCCGGGTGGCGGCGGCGGTGTCACCCACAATCCTGTCTACGGCGCCACGCGCAACCCGCATGCGCTTGCCTATAGCCCCGGAGGCAGCAGTGGTGGCGAAGCGGCGGCGATTGCTGCTGGGCTTTCACCGTTGGGGCTGGGCAGCGACTCCGGTGGCAGCTTGCGCGTCCCCGCACATTTTTGTGGTGTCTGTACGTTGAAACCCACCAGCGGCCGTGTGCCTAACACCGGTGTCTTTGATCACCCGGGCGGGTTGAGTGACTATCGCAGTCAGATTGGCCCGATGGCCCGGCATGTCGAAGACCTGGCCCTGGTGCTGCAGGTCATTGCCGGTGAAGATGGGCGCGATGCCGGGGTGATTCCGATGCCGTTGCGCGGTATGCAGACTCAAACGCTGAAGGGTTTGCGAGTCGCCTGGTACAGCGATGGCGGCATTGAGTCCGTCGACGCAATCACGCAAGAGACACTGCAGGTAGTGGCCGCTCTGTTGGAACGTGCAGGCGCCTTGATCCGTCCGGCCTTTCCATCGGCGTTGAGCAATGCCCGCGACATTACCGAACGCTACTGGGCAATGAGTAAAGGCACCGGCGCGCAGTCGATACAGTTGCTTTCAGATTGGGATCAGTTTCGCACGGCCATGCTGGGGTTCATGGCCGACTACGACCTTATCCTGTGCCCTGTCGACGCGGCGCCGGCAACCCGCCTGGGAGAGACTCGGCCAGGGCTGTTCAGTCACACGTTGCCTTACAGCCTGGCGGGTTGGCCTTGTGTGGTGGTGCGCGGCGGAACTGATCACGCCGGTTTGCCGGTTGGCGTGCAGATTGTCGCGCGACCCTGGCACGAGCATCTCGCGTTGGCGGCGGCAGCGGCCATTGAGCGCGCGCTGCCGTTCCCGCTTTGA
- the ggt gene encoding gamma-glutamyltransferase: protein MKYQPFSRTLIATALVLTVSGVQAASQAPVAGENGMVVTAQHLATHVGVDVLKAGGNAVDAAVAVGYALAVVYPAAGNLGGGGFMTVQLADGRKTFLDFREKAPLAATADMYLDKDGKVIDGLSAKGHLAVGVPGTVSGMETALSQYGTLKRAQVIAPAIKLAENGFELEQGDIDLLHTATGEFEKDQDLRAIFLHNGQPMQVGQKLVQKDLAKTLKEISAKGADGFYKGWVAKALVDSSQAGKGIITQADLDKYKTRELAPIECDYRGYHVVSAPPPSSGGVVICQIMNILEGYPMADLGYHSAQGLHYQIEAMRHAYVDRNSYLGDPDFVKNPVAHLLDKDYAAKLRAAIEPQKAGDSQAIKPGVSPHEGNNTTHYSIVDKWGNAVSVTYTLNDWFGAGVMASKTGVILNDEMDDFTVKVGVPNMYGLVQGEANAIAPGKAPLSSMSPTIVTKDGKAVMVVGTPGGSRIITATLLTILNVIDYKMNIQEAVDAPRFHQQWMPETTNLEAFAVSPDTQKILESWGHKFAGPQDANHLAAILVGAPSLGGKPVGNNRFYGANDPRRNTGLSLGY from the coding sequence ATGAAATACCAACCCTTCAGCCGTACCCTGATTGCCACCGCACTGGTGTTGACCGTCAGCGGTGTGCAAGCCGCTTCCCAGGCCCCGGTGGCCGGTGAAAATGGCATGGTGGTCACGGCCCAGCATTTGGCAACTCACGTGGGCGTCGATGTGCTCAAGGCCGGCGGCAACGCGGTCGATGCGGCTGTGGCCGTGGGCTACGCCCTGGCCGTGGTCTACCCGGCGGCGGGCAACCTGGGCGGCGGCGGCTTCATGACCGTGCAACTGGCGGATGGGCGCAAGACTTTCCTCGACTTCCGCGAAAAAGCCCCGCTGGCGGCGACGGCCGACATGTACCTGGACAAAGACGGCAAGGTCATCGACGGCCTTAGCGCCAAGGGCCATTTGGCGGTCGGCGTACCCGGCACGGTGTCCGGGATGGAAACGGCGCTGAGCCAATACGGCACCCTCAAGCGCGCCCAGGTGATTGCCCCGGCGATCAAGCTGGCGGAAAACGGTTTCGAACTGGAGCAGGGTGATATCGACCTGCTGCACACCGCCACCGGCGAGTTCGAAAAAGACCAGGACCTGCGCGCAATCTTCCTGCACAACGGCCAGCCGATGCAGGTCGGCCAGAAGCTGGTGCAGAAAGACCTGGCCAAGACCCTCAAGGAAATCTCCGCCAAGGGCGCCGACGGTTTCTATAAAGGCTGGGTCGCCAAGGCGCTGGTGGATTCCAGCCAGGCCGGCAAAGGCATCATCACCCAGGCTGACCTCGACAAGTACAAGACCCGTGAACTGGCGCCCATCGAGTGCGACTACCGAGGCTACCACGTGGTCTCGGCACCGCCGCCGAGCTCGGGTGGCGTGGTGATCTGCCAGATCATGAACATCCTTGAAGGCTACCCGATGGCCGACCTCGGCTATCACTCGGCCCAAGGCCTGCACTACCAGATCGAAGCGATGCGCCACGCCTACGTGGACCGTAACAGCTACCTGGGCGACCCGGACTTCGTGAAGAACCCGGTCGCTCATTTGCTGGACAAGGACTACGCCGCCAAGCTGCGCGCAGCCATCGAGCCGCAGAAAGCCGGGGATTCCCAGGCGATCAAGCCGGGTGTGTCGCCCCATGAAGGCAACAACACCACGCATTACTCCATCGTCGACAAGTGGGGCAACGCCGTATCGGTGACCTACACCCTGAACGACTGGTTTGGTGCCGGCGTCATGGCGAGCAAGACCGGGGTGATCCTCAACGATGAAATGGATGACTTCACCGTCAAGGTCGGCGTACCGAACATGTACGGGCTGGTCCAGGGTGAGGCCAATGCCATCGCTCCGGGCAAGGCGCCTTTGTCGTCGATGAGCCCGACCATCGTGACCAAAGACGGCAAGGCCGTGATGGTGGTGGGTACGCCAGGAGGCAGCCGGATTATCACGGCGACCTTGCTGACCATCCTGAATGTCATCGACTACAAGATGAACATCCAGGAGGCCGTCGACGCCCCGCGTTTCCACCAGCAGTGGATGCCTGAGACCACCAACCTCGAGGCCTTCGCCGTCAGCCCGGACACCCAGAAGATCCTGGAAAGCTGGGGCCACAAGTTTGCCGGTCCACAGGACGCCAACCACTTGGCCGCGATCCTGGTGGGCGCACCGTCACTGGGTGGCAAGCCGGTAGGCAACAACCGTTTCTACGGGGCTAACGACCCGCGTCGCAACACCGGCCTGTCTTTGGGCTACTAA
- a CDS encoding LysR substrate-binding domain-containing protein: MQDLNDLYYFAKVVEAGGFAAAGRLLGIPKSRLSRRIAELEERLGARLLQRTTRQLTLTAVGERYLRHCQAMLLEAEMADEAVASMSSEPRGRLRVSCPVGMAQHMLPDMVAGFLAAHPLVQLEMTLVNRRVDLVAEGIDVALRVRELGDEDPLLVTKRLRQAQTILVASPEFIQGRQINSLEDLKQLPVLGALEADRLVHLRLIDPQGNSEDLALEARLGIDDFIVRKACAMKSLGFTVLPMMYCEEELASGQLVQLLPQWSSPGGWLQAVYPHRRGVLPAIRAWIDYLEEAFKGCGDRLL; the protein is encoded by the coding sequence ATGCAAGACCTCAACGACCTCTACTATTTTGCCAAAGTCGTCGAAGCCGGCGGCTTTGCGGCCGCCGGGCGGCTGCTCGGGATTCCCAAGTCACGGTTGTCGCGACGGATTGCCGAGCTGGAAGAACGCCTTGGTGCACGCCTCTTGCAGCGCACCACTCGCCAATTGACCCTCACCGCCGTCGGCGAGCGCTACCTGCGCCATTGCCAGGCCATGCTGCTGGAGGCGGAAATGGCCGACGAAGCCGTGGCGAGCATGTCCAGCGAACCGCGCGGGCGCTTACGGGTCAGTTGCCCGGTGGGCATGGCCCAGCACATGCTGCCGGACATGGTCGCCGGTTTCCTTGCCGCTCACCCGCTTGTACAACTGGAAATGACCCTGGTTAACCGCCGTGTCGACCTGGTGGCCGAAGGCATCGACGTCGCCCTGCGCGTGCGCGAGTTAGGCGATGAAGACCCACTGCTGGTGACCAAGCGCCTGCGCCAGGCCCAGACTATCCTCGTCGCCAGCCCTGAATTCATCCAGGGGCGGCAAATCAACAGCCTCGAAGACCTCAAGCAACTGCCGGTGCTCGGCGCACTTGAAGCTGACCGCCTGGTGCACCTGCGCCTGATCGATCCGCAAGGCAATAGCGAAGACCTGGCGCTGGAAGCCCGCCTGGGCATCGACGATTTCATCGTGCGCAAAGCCTGCGCCATGAAGAGCCTGGGCTTTACCGTGCTGCCAATGATGTATTGCGAAGAGGAATTGGCCAGCGGTCAATTGGTGCAGTTGTTGCCGCAGTGGTCGTCACCCGGCGGCTGGCTGCAGGCGGTCTACCCGCACCGCCGTGGCGTACTGCCGGCCATCCGAGCCTGGATCGACTACCTGGAAGAAGCCTTCAAGGGTTGCGGAGACCGTTTGCTATGA
- a CDS encoding AAA family ATPase translates to MKVVVLAGPESSGKSWLAAELHAHFGGLMVGEYVRYFIDHYQRDTTLADIPAIARGQLAWEDAARAEQPGLLILDTHLLTNTLWSQTLFGDCPAWLDSELLARHYDLHLLLSPEDVEWTADGQRCQPELADRRAFFQGSLDWLQQHRQPVVVIRGGWQARRDQAFAAVEQLLQEQAGSLMQ, encoded by the coding sequence ATGAAAGTTGTGGTACTGGCCGGTCCTGAATCCAGCGGCAAAAGCTGGCTGGCGGCTGAACTGCATGCACACTTCGGCGGGCTGATGGTCGGTGAATACGTGCGGTACTTCATCGACCACTATCAGCGTGACACCACCCTGGCGGATATCCCCGCCATCGCCCGGGGCCAACTGGCCTGGGAGGACGCCGCGCGCGCCGAGCAACCCGGGCTGCTGATCCTCGACACGCACCTGCTGACCAATACGCTGTGGAGCCAGACGCTGTTCGGCGACTGCCCGGCGTGGCTCGACAGCGAGTTGCTGGCGCGGCATTACGACCTGCACCTTCTGCTTTCGCCCGAGGATGTGGAATGGACCGCCGACGGCCAGCGTTGCCAACCGGAACTGGCAGACCGCCGGGCGTTTTTCCAGGGCAGCCTGGACTGGCTGCAACAGCACCGGCAGCCCGTGGTAGTGATTCGTGGGGGTTGGCAGGCACGCCGCGACCAGGCCTTCGCCGCAGTCGAACAACTACTGCAGGAGCAAGCTGGCTCGCTCATGCAGTAG
- a CDS encoding MFS transporter gives MHAHSPTLTKGLTLLLAICCGFSVATIYYNQAMLPLIANTFEVSTAHVGQIAMLTQIGYACGLLLFVPLGDRISRRTLILAVLCINFISLLASATAPSYAWLLIASLLLGLSGISAQVIIPAASDLSAPEQKGAVLGLMVSGLSAGGLLARTVSGVVSGWLGWRGMFAMAAALDVVLFLAILTRMPVSISTSKLAYGALLKSLWGLARQYPTLRQSAIKGALVFGALNVFWGSMAALLALPPYGFSSAQAGLLGLSAIVGILCASTIGQQTRRHGRLLERVGITTVLVAFILIYTLGPQGWWWPILIAATFLDLGNRTNQLANQTRVLALEPSATSRLNTVFMVVYFIGGALGSAAGALASELYGWQGQALTGAAFAGIALLLTAFRASE, from the coding sequence ATGCACGCACACTCCCCCACCCTGACCAAAGGGCTGACCCTTCTTCTCGCCATTTGCTGCGGGTTTTCGGTCGCCACGATCTACTACAACCAGGCCATGCTGCCGCTGATTGCCAACACCTTCGAGGTGTCCACCGCGCATGTCGGGCAGATCGCCATGCTCACGCAAATCGGTTACGCCTGCGGCCTGCTGCTGTTTGTACCGCTGGGCGATCGCATCAGCCGGCGCACCTTGATCCTGGCGGTGCTGTGCATCAACTTCATCAGCCTGCTGGCCTCGGCCACGGCGCCGTCTTATGCCTGGCTGCTGATAGCGAGCTTGCTGTTGGGGCTGTCGGGCATCAGCGCGCAGGTGATCATTCCCGCTGCCTCGGACCTGAGCGCGCCCGAGCAGAAAGGCGCAGTGCTGGGCCTGATGGTCAGCGGCCTGTCCGCGGGTGGTTTGCTGGCCAGGACCGTCAGCGGTGTGGTCAGCGGCTGGCTGGGCTGGCGCGGCATGTTCGCGATGGCGGCGGCATTGGATGTGGTGCTGTTCCTGGCGATCCTGACGCGCATGCCCGTGTCGATTTCCACCAGCAAACTTGCGTATGGCGCCTTGCTCAAATCCCTGTGGGGCCTGGCCAGGCAATACCCGACCCTGCGCCAATCGGCGATCAAGGGCGCCCTGGTATTTGGCGCATTGAATGTGTTTTGGGGCTCTATGGCCGCGCTGCTGGCCTTGCCGCCGTATGGGTTTTCCAGCGCGCAGGCTGGGCTGCTGGGCCTATCAGCTATCGTCGGCATTCTCTGCGCCTCGACCATCGGCCAACAAACCCGCCGCCATGGCCGTCTGCTGGAGCGCGTCGGCATCACCACGGTGCTCGTGGCGTTTATCCTGATTTACACCCTGGGGCCCCAAGGCTGGTGGTGGCCGATCCTGATCGCGGCGACGTTTCTCGACCTGGGAAACCGGACCAACCAACTGGCCAACCAGACCCGCGTATTGGCACTGGAGCCGTCAGCCACCAGCCGACTCAACACGGTGTTCATGGTGGTTTATTTTATCGGTGGCGCCTTGGGTTCCGCAGCCGGTGCTTTGGCCTCGGAACTCTACGGCTGGCAGGGCCAGGCACTCACCGGTGCGGCGTTTGCCGGGATCGCCCTGTTGCTCACGGCGTTCAGGGCAAGCGAATAA